GCGCCACAAATTGTAAGTATTCTGCCGGCTAATTGAACAATAAAAAACGGCTGCCGAAGCAGCCGCTATTCTACTGTCGTTCTTCGTGAGCTTAATGATTTACTTTGCTTCGGACGAATCCTATTGCTCTTTATTGTGAACTTCATGGATTATATTTGTTATGTCGTTAATTTTGCGGGAACAATATTTTAAAATAGGGTTAGCCCAATATTCGGGTCCAGTTTCATCATCACCAATTTTCACTAAATTCAATGTATACACACCCTCTGAACGCATAGCTGGATACCATCCTAAATCCAAAATCAAACCTGTCTTTTCATTTCTTAAATAGAATATATCCTCATGTAGCTCCCATACATAAGAAAATGAGTCGTCATGAAAGTCATCGGGATTAATTTCATAAAAATGATTCCATAAGACAGTCCAATCTGACGGAATATTTAATGGCACCAATTGTAGACTCATGTTAATAACACATCCCTTAACAATCTTCATATTCAAATCTCCGTGATTGTCCAAGTTATCCTGCCCGTTACTTCAATGAAAAAAGCAGGCTACCGTAGCGCCTGCTCATTAATGTGTATTATTCAACTAAAGTTCTCCGTTAGTTCAATAGTCTTATGTTTTAATTAGAGTCGCTGCTTATAGTTGTAAGGCTGCTGAACACCTAATGCAGTGACGTCCCGACGGGCTTAGGGGGCTGGATGTGGTCACTCGCTTCTGAGAGTGACCCGGAGCGTCAATATGGTGTTAGCCGAAGGAAGTTCTGGAAGCAGCCATTGCATTTAAGGCGTTCTCAAAATAGCTATATACTTCATCTGCAATTCCCAGAAACTCTTCAACAAGTACATTACTATCCAAGTAACAAGCATACAGATAATCAACTAAAGCGGAGTCAATCTCACAATAGTTTAATATGGCATTCTTCATCTTAATAATGTCATCTTGCCATACACCTGTATCTTCTAAAACCAAAGAGTATAATGCACGAATTAATCTCTTAGAGTAACCTTTAATATATCTAGTTTTCATTGTGTTATCATTAGCATTAGAAAGTAAACTATGTATATGATCTACTTCCTCCTTGGTCTCTGTATTTAAGTCTAAAATGAACTCTGGAGAAATAATTATCGGTGGTACTTTTTCACCAACGTCATGACCATATATGCAAACACAAATTATCTTTACCCAAAAACCCCACTCATTTGGTTTACTTAATACATCGTCAATCGAGCAAATTATCGTATCAATCTTAGTTACTACTGGATATTCTTCCAAAAGCCTGTCTTTAATATTTGACAATCTTTCGTAATCAATATCTTTGGGATTTACACATACAATAGTAAAGTCTGCATCTGACTTAAAAGGTTTAGCAGTTCCTTTTGGAATCGAGCCACACATATAAATGCTATGAATCTTACCTTTAAATTCGGTAAGTATATTATCTATATACTTATCAACAAAATCCTTATATTCACTTTGTATTACAATTCTATTTATAACTTTTTCTAATATCATATAGACTCCTCCTAAACTAAGAACTTCTTTCGGCTAACGTCTTTTTTGCGAACTTCGTAAATTCGTCATGACTTAAGTTATTCGCGAAATCATTCAACTATCCTGCCCGTTAGCTCAACGGCATCCACGATTTGACGCCTACTTCAATAAAAAAGAGAACAGGGCAAGAAAGGCATCGACAAAAACCAAGCAGACACCTATTATTTTAACGTTGAACAGTGCAAGCATTGTCCGTTTGAAAGAGGGTTGTTATAAAGAAGGATCGAAGAGCAAAACCTACTCTGTAACGATTAAATCTGAAGAACATTCGGAACAGATTGCGTTCCAGGAAACAGAGTACTTTAAAGAAAAATCTAAGGAACGCTACAAAATTGAAGCGAAGAATAGCGAACTTAAACATGGGCACGGGTATGATGTAGCTACATCCTCGGGTCTGATTGGTATGGAATTACAAGGTGCGATGAAGATATTCGCCGTGAACTTAAAGTTTTTTGCAATGGTATGGAGCCGAGCTTAACCAGTTGAGAACCCTGCAGATCCCTTCGGATCGTCAGTTGATTTCTATGGTCAGGGAGCTTGTGAAATTCGCCCCCGGCTCCAGGGTGATTATTCCCTCTTTAGCTTGAAGTTCACCTTCGAAGACGTCCATATCCGCTACTCCTTGCCAAGGCTCGATGCATATGAAGGGAGCGTTCAAAGGCTGCCAGATGCCGAGGTCGGGAAAACCCTTATAGCTGACAACTACGCTTTTGGAGGAGTGCTTGCTTCTAAGCGAAATCTGCCGAGAGCTCACATTTCGGAAAATCAATGCGCCTTCGGCGAACATTTCATGGGATAAAGGCAGGATGGTCTCTTGTTTCAGAACGGGCTCCGATTTGCCGCTGATCAGCAGGCCGTCCGAATTCAAGAACAACCTTTCAAGGTTTTCCGATTCAGCGAACTCCAGATAGTAATCGTTCAGGCTACCGTTGTCATCAAGCGGACAATTGAACGCCGGGTGGGTTCCGAGCTGGAAGAAGATATCCTGTTCATCGCTATTTTCCACCCGGTAACTAAGTTCCAGTGTGCTTGCATTTAGTTTATATGTAATATATAGGTTGAATTTAAAAGGATAACTGGCCAGGGTTTTCTCATCATAAGAGAGGCGGTAAACCGCGTGGGTGTCGCTTTCTTGGACCAGCGTAAATTCGCTGCGTCTGGCGAATCCATGATTGCCGATCTTATAGGCTTTGCAGTCCACCTTAATCTCTCCATTCCGGGCCGTACCAATAATGGGAAACAGCACCGGAGAACGGCCTGTCCAATACGTGGCGTCACCGCTCCAGATGTATTCAGCTTCCGGATCCAGCTTTCTGAAGCTGATCAGTTCCGCCCCAAGGGTATTAATCTCAGCTTCCGCCGAGCTGCTGCGCAAAATTTTATTCATTGTTGTACTCCCTTTCATACTTATAGTCCAGATACACATATTATATCAAAGTTCTTGAGGGAGTTGAGAAAAAGACAGCCAATTCATCAGCTGCCGTTTCTTCGTGCTTATTGAGCTATCGTGTCCCGTTAGTTCAATGAAACTACGTGTCGTTCACGATCCTTCAACGCAAACGGTCTAGCATTGCGGGAGGGGCTTGTTCGATGGCCTCGAGGAACGCAAAATGATCAAAATCAAGGAAAACGACAGGTTGGATGAAGAACTGTTAATCCGTCTGCTTACGCAAGCATCCTCTGCTATCTAGCCTCGCAGTAGCAAAATAAGCCTATTTTCCCCCTATGGTACGGTGGCTGCAAACAGGCTTTTTGATTCCGCTTATATCATGATATGTCTTCGTTCAATGCCAGCCACTGCACCGCCGACCCGAACCTGATTGATTTCACCGCTCTCACTCAGGCGCAATCCTGCCTTGATTTCAGAAGGACAATCCATCGAATACCCTTGCCTGAACATGACATTCTCTACCTCCCGCAAAGATCGTTGGCCATGTTGGTACAAATAGCTGAGCAGGGCACCGTTGGATGTTCCTGTCGCGCTCTCCTCGGGAATATCGTACAGCGGCGCAAAATTCCGGCATTCCGCAGCAGCATCGTCTGGAGTATCCATCGTGAACAGATGATATCCAACCACACCATATTTTTCGCTGATGGCGGTTATGGCATCAAAATTTGGCTGAACCTCATTCAAGAGCTTCCTGCTGCGGATCGGGATCATAATGTCCCGCAGGCCCGTCGAAACAATCTGGATCGGCAACCCGGTTTCCAGACCCTCGGCATCCATCCCCAAAGATGGGGCGATTTCCTCACAGGATATCCTTTCAAGAAATTGAGGTAAAGCCTGTGACAAATAAACAAGACCCTCGGAGCTAATATCGACATCCAGAATCCCTGCCTTGGTTTCTATCGAATAGGAGGTCCCTTCCTTTGACAAACCCAGCGAATGCATTAGTCCAAATGCAGCAATCGTGGCGTGTCCGCACAGATCAACTTCGCTGGCGGGGGTGAAATAGCGGATTTTGTAATCCGCAAGCAGAGATTTTTCCATAAAGGCCGTCTCCGAAAGGCCCAATTCCTTCGCTATGAGCTGCATTTCGGCAGCATCCAGAGAAAGGCCATCCTCCAAGACAACGCCTGCTGGATTACCGCCACGCTCCCCTTTCGCAAACGCATTTAACGTATACACTTCCACATTCATGTTCCGCTCTTCCTCTCTTTATCTTCAAAAAACCGATGTGCGCAACCGCACGTCCACTCGCATTCAAGATCTTCCTTTTATCAATTTATTACTAGGTAAAGACGACAGGAGCGATTGAATTGTTGCGTTAATCTGCCCGTTAGCGTAATGATGATCTGTCATCTATGGTACGGTTCTACTTAATGGCGCGGCGAATTAATTTCATAAAGCACCCTCAATGCTTATAATATTCTAGCACGTAATCTTGCTTATGCAGAGTGTTAATGCCCACGGATGTCAAGATCACTTAATGGATAGTTACTACTGCCCCAAGTATAAACAATATAATAGTTAATTAGTTTTTCATCTGCTTTCAATGCTTTGAATTTCAAGTTACCATTAAGAAAATCAATGTTATTACTCACTTGTTTTTCAACGATGTAACTCCACTCATTCTCGCGATACTTTGAATAAAAATGATTTAATTCTTCTAAAGTTAGTTCCGATTTGATTAAAATAGCGCCAAAAAATTGCATTCCATTTCCATTCCCAATTAATTTTCCAGCTGATGATAAATCATCTATCAATTCAATTTTGTCTGGCAAAGATACTTTTACTAGATCTTTTTTATGGAATATGCAATATAATTGTTAATAAATGGAGTGGATACGACTAGTAAAACAAGAGCAACTACTGCAATTATTAAAATGATTATGAATGTTTTCTTCAAGTTAACACCTCTCTCAAAAAATATAAATATCCTACCGAACCACACAGGTTCAATACACTTAGAAACCCCTTTTTATTACGCTATGACAGTATAGACGTTAGACATTTTTTAAATTTCAATTTAATGGTATATAATCCAATATCAACATTTCTGTTACTCAGCTAACCTGCCCGTTAGTTGAACAAATAAAAAACGGCTGCCGAAGCAACCACTATTCCACTAACGTGTCCCGCTAGGTTAAATCAAGACCCTTTAAAAGCCAATAAATCTTTTGTGTTAATATGTTTAATATCAGAAATTTGCCCACTTGTAAGCATCTCATAAAGACCGTCAGGAACAAGTTTATACTGAATGTTTTCTTCAAAATCATATAAGTTCTTCCAAACAGCTATAAACTTTTTGTCCCCCTCAATCCCTTCAAATTCATTCTTGTTATAGTTATCCATTCGACTAAAGCTCGCTTCATAAATAAAATCATATTCATGTCCAATTTCTCCGTACCAAGGGAAGATGTGCTCGATAATCCCTATCAATTTTGGTTCAATAATATCAATATTAATTTCCTCTTTTACTTCTCGTATTACAGCTGATTTGCTATCTTCCCCATACTCAATCGTGCCACCAACTGGGCGAAATGTAATGATACCATCTTCTTCCGGGAATTGTTCAAGTAATATTGATTCTCTTCTTTTAATAATGCAAAGTGAACAAGCTCTATATCGCAAATTTTTCACTCCTCATAGTATTTTATTTTTCAAATATATTCCATATAAGCATTGCGTTATCCTGCCCGTTAGTTGAGAAACAGCAGCCAATTAACTTGGCTGCCGTTTATTCATGTTTATGCTCTTTTTAACTTATAAAATTTAAGATATCATCGGGTTCAATCAGTGAAATATTGTTTTCCATATTATATCGGGCACGCTTCAAGAACTCCCTAGACCAACCATCGAGTGCTTCAATATTTCCGTTTCGATAGAGAGCTGAATAAAGGATAGCTTGTCTCAAATCCATAAATAGTGGTAAGTCTCTTAACAATCTTATATCAATCGTATTTTCCTTTTCGTAACCTTCCAAGAACGAAGTTAGATACCTTTTCACAAAAGTTGGAACATCTTCATCTGGACTAGGCACTGCAATACCATAGAATAAGTTAACAGAAATATCTTGCGTGAACCATCCATATTGACATTCATCGAAGTCAAATACAGCGATGCTTCCATTTAGTTGAACTGTATAGTTACCAAAACAAAAATCACCATGAATAAGTCCAAAATTTTCACTATCACGTGATAATTTATGGATACTCTGCATCAAGGATTCAAAATGAGCGATTACAAGGCTCTGGGAAGAAGGAATATATGTTATGAATTCTTGAAGATAACTATTTTCATGCCAGTCGTATCGTGTTATCTCGGCTGTACTAGGAACATATTTTTTAGCTAGTGCGTGCATTCTCCCTGCAATTTCTCCCAATTTATTAAACTCTTCATTTTGAGATATTTCATCACTCCATGAGGCACCAAGCCCTTTTTGGA
This genomic stretch from Paenibacillus sp. FSL H7-0737 harbors:
- a CDS encoding aldose 1-epimerase family protein gives rise to the protein MNKILRSSSAEAEINTLGAELISFRKLDPEAEYIWSGDATYWTGRSPVLFPIIGTARNGEIKVDCKAYKIGNHGFARRSEFTLVQESDTHAVYRLSYDEKTLASYPFKFNLYITYKLNASTLELSYRVENSDEQDIFFQLGTHPAFNCPLDDNGSLNDYYLEFAESENLERLFLNSDGLLISGKSEPVLKQETILPLSHEMFAEGALIFRNVSSRQISLRSKHSSKSVVVSYKGFPDLGIWQPLNAPFICIEPWQGVADMDVFEGELQAKEGIITLEPGANFTSSLTIEIN
- a CDS encoding PhzF family phenazine biosynthesis protein; translation: MNVEVYTLNAFAKGERGGNPAGVVLEDGLSLDAAEMQLIAKELGLSETAFMEKSLLADYKIRYFTPASEVDLCGHATIAAFGLMHSLGLSKEGTSYSIETKAGILDVDISSEGLVYLSQALPQFLERISCEEIAPSLGMDAEGLETGLPIQIVSTGLRDIMIPIRSRKLLNEVQPNFDAITAISEKYGVVGYHLFTMDTPDDAAAECRNFAPLYDIPEESATGTSNGALLSYLYQHGQRSLREVENVMFRQGYSMDCPSEIKAGLRLSESGEINQVRVGGAVAGIERRHIMI
- a CDS encoding NUDIX hydrolase; this translates as MRYRACSLCIIKRRESILLEQFPEEDGIITFRPVGGTIEYGEDSKSAVIREVKEEINIDIIEPKLIGIIEHIFPWYGEIGHEYDFIYEASFSRMDNYNKNEFEGIEGDKKFIAVWKNLYDFEENIQYKLVPDGLYEMLTSGQISDIKHINTKDLLAFKGS
- a CDS encoding phosphotransferase enzyme family protein, whose protein sequence is MNPTIEAFFTDKIVVEAAKRYGFIPEELILLGKNQNFTYGSKNKARNLIIRIIHESHRTLELIHGELEWIQYLAKNGVPVSTPVKSSNGELIEKMDGFFVVAFQKGLGASWSDEISQNEEFNKLGEIAGRMHALAKKYVPSTAEITRYDWHENSYLQEFITYIPSSQSLVIAHFESLMQSIHKLSRDSENFGLIHGDFCFGNYTVQLNGSIAVFDFDECQYGWFTQDISVNLFYGIAVPSPDEDVPTFVKRYLTSFLEGYEKENTIDIRLLRDLPLFMDLRQAILYSALYRNGNIEALDGWSREFLKRARYNMENNISLIEPDDILNFIS
- a CDS encoding nucleotidyltransferase domain-containing protein — its product is MILEKVINRIVIQSEYKDFVDKYIDNILTEFKGKIHSIYMCGSIPKGTAKPFKSDADFTIVCVNPKDIDYERLSNIKDRLLEEYPVVTKIDTIICSIDDVLSKPNEWGFWVKIICVCIYGHDVGEKVPPIIISPEFILDLNTETKEEVDHIHSLLSNANDNTMKTRYIKGYSKRLIRALYSLVLEDTGVWQDDIIKMKNAILNYCEIDSALVDYLYACYLDSNVLVEEFLGIADEVYSYFENALNAMAASRTSFG